The window CGATTTTGTATAACGTAATTATAGTCTTAGTGATTACGGGATATCTGTAACTGAAGTATTGTGGAATGCAGGCTCGTTATACTTAGGTTTTatatactttaataaataatttgtatagACGAAGCTAGTATTTTGCTTTCACATATGCATTTCTTGATCCGACGTTTCATGCTTCTGCACTTCCATTTCCGGTGATTCGACCTCGTCCAGTTTAACGGGAGCTTTCTCAGGGGGGTCCTGGTGAAAATAGGGTTTGTCTTAACTGTTCAGAGAAGAGATACAGAATTATGTGCAGTGGTCGAAACAGTGCGATCGAACAGGATGATTTATTTTACTTGTGCTTTGGCAACGTTCGCCATGTACGCAAGGAAGCTTTGATTAGTCTCTTCCTTATTGATCACTTGCAGATATTTCCTTCTCGTGTCCAGCACTTCATATTGTTGCTTTTTGTGCCTGATTGCCAATTCCAATGCTCTGaacgaaaataacaaaattaggAGCCGGTATATTGCTTCAATAACATTTAAATATGAAGAGACGAAGAAATACCTGTTCCAGTTGTACACTTCGATGTTAATTCGTATAGCTTCCCCGACCAATCCATTTTGCAAAAGTATGCCTTCCGCGGTTAATAAATCACCCGACAGAAGCGCCATTTCTGCTAGTCTCTCCGTTTTACTTGGCAATCCCTAATCCCAAACAAATCGAAGTTGTACGGCCCACGAATAGAATaatgatatttttgtattaCCTTTATGTATTGAATATAATCGACTTTATCGAATCTCCAGATTGCCGCGTACGCTTCTTCCGCAGCGCTCAGTTCTTTATTGTCAGTCGCCATGACGGCCATACAAGTCCATAATATCTCATTCTacgttattcgatattttagGGGAATCTCGAATTACTGCCGGGTGAAAAGGAAAGTGCTAATTACCTGAGCAATTCGGCAAAGGGACAGTGCTTCTTTCCACCTCTTGTTCAGTATATGCTGATGAAGACTAatgaaaaatgtgtaaaaagaAGAAGCTACTAATGCCCCATCGCCGCGTCGTACCATTACCATACCATTATATACACTTGCTATACTGGGTTGTTTTCCAAATTCActaaaagtatgaaaaaagtATAATCACGTGGTGAAGAAGATAATTAATTCTatcgaaaacaataaaaactgaGCGTTAAACCTGCTCTCCTTGTCGATCCTTGTTTTCCTTATTATTTTACGATCACTGTAATGAACACAATTAGGACACAACCATACAGACAAAGTCGCGTCCAGCATTGCTGCAAGGACATTTGCATCAGCTGCCCATTCGATATCTTGCGCCATAGCAGCTGAAACATAGGAACCAAGCTACAGAAATTGTGCGACAACATATTTATTATGAATACGAAAGGGCATACCTATTTTGCATACTCTACCGAAACCAGTGGTTCTTATAGAAATCAGAAACAAGTCTTTATTAACATCAATCAACGCCACTTGTCGATCGTTGGGTCCACCAATATGATTCAATACCACTCTCGCGATACTTTGGAGATGCGTGTATGGCTGAGTTTCCGTTATGGGCTTGTTGTACGCTACTTCCAAAACGTGAAGTACTAAAAAATACCTCTGATAAGACTTTATATACTAATTTTCCTTTTCGAATCCAGAAGCATGTTGTGTCATACATTTCTCGTTACTTTGCGACCTTATGACTAAAGTGTCGGAGCACAGGGACACGCAAGGAGGATAAAGCCGTTCCTGTGTCATCCCTTTCCATTTTGGAGTTCCTAATAAACGACCTTGATAACTGTATAATGATACGCTGCTCCATTCAACTAGCAGGAAGTGCCTAAAGAATATCGTTTGTACGACAGATATTTAAGTTAGTTTATAAAAGCATAAAACAGTTGTTACTTACTTTTCTGCAAGAAGCACTGCTGATACATTAGTATTTTTCAAATCGAATATGGCTGGTGTATTCCAATTTTTTACCGAGTAAATGTGGCACTGCGCTGGCGTGATAACAACTAGGTGGTCAAAACGAAATTCTAACTGAACCACGCGATCCGATATATCCAACGTTTCGCGAATCTCATTAGTAACATTCCTCACTTCGATTATCTTTCTTTTAACCAACGTAGCTTCATAATTATTCCATTCCAATctcctgttttttttatttatatataacacGTTAATGGAAAATGGTGgtatatatttcattattatgTTCTTGTTCATACCTGTCTATTATGTGTCCAGTTAACACAGTGCCATTGCTGCAAGCCATAGCCACCTGTGTACTGTCACTGGACCAAGCAATACTGTATATACTTCCAGCATTAATTTTCTCTAACGAATGAGACCACTAGAGAACATAAATTAATGATTAGAAAATTAGTGATGCAAATAATGACAATGTAATGTGAAAATACACTGACTCCTGTTTTGTCGCAAAGTTTGATTGTATTAAAAGATCCAACAGCGAAATTATTCCCAGCGTAACTCCAACTCACTGCTGTGATGGGATGATTGCAAACATTACTGCAAAATAGCTGAGTGCCATTGGGATCCCATACCTTTAAATAAAGGAATTTAATGTTTCAGTTTACATCGATATAATCCTTTAATTATACACACTTTGTATCGACAATCTTCTCCGCCAGAAACTACCAGTCCATGCGTGTGACTCCAACATAAAACCAAAATAAAGCCGTCGTGCGCAAGTaactgaaataaaatattccttTAAACATTATTCTATCTGTTACCCACGCGAATTCAGCATGCATTTACTAAACTAGTTAACCTTTCGAGGCTTGGAATTAGAATTAAGCGACTGGAAGATCAGATGAGCTCCCTGAGAATACAATACTGTTGTGCAGTCTGGGCTCCATGCAGCAGATAAAATAGGAAACGTGGCTCTGACTATAACAGAGCGAAGCATGCCACTTCTCGACCAAACTTTTATCAAACCATCCTCTCCAGCTGgaacattaataaattattttgacaTTAAAGTACCACTTCAACCAAACTGCTTCGATCACCTGTTAGAAGCGCAGAACCATCGCTACTCCATCTGCCTACTGTTGTCGCTCCTTTGTGAGCATCGATACTTTTCTCTATACGTCCATTCTTATTTATTAAGTGATACTTCCCTGCAATAAAGATATGGAATTAGGGAATAGTAGTattacaaagaaagaaaaagtagtAACACATAATGATCAAAGAACATGATATAGTTCCTAAGTTAGAATTAAGGTAGCATGATTTTAAAGATGAAAATGAATACCATCAGCGGTGGTAATCAAAAGAACATCCAGCGATTGTTTCTTAGTAATTAAAACTGCGTAGTTTGGGCGCGGGTGCCATTGCATGTCCGTTGCATAAAAGTCATCAGGGAATTCTGTGACGACGCTGGAGTGCGCTGTTCCGCCCTCCAAGTGCCATACTATCAACAAATGGTCCTCACTGTAAAAGATAAGGCAGTAGTTTGTGCTATAAACGAGACTTTTACCAAATGTTTAAACATACCCGCAGGAATAAATCTCTTCTGCCGAACTCCATGCTACGCACGTTACCAATCGCTTATGACCATTACGATTTTGCGAAGATATTTTGAATCTCATTTTACGCTACCGCCTTAGATTATACTCGAATATATTTGGCAACGTCGTCTGTACAATTACCATGCATTTGACGTAATGCAACGCGAGCATTCTATATACAAATTCGATCGCGTGCTCGGCAGAACCTTGGGGCGCTCGAAGTTTTGTTGCTGTATACGAGTTACTATAGTAACAGGACTCGGCATTATCTCTTTTAAATTACCATACAAGGCCATTTTCATGCAGTAATTTACATGATTATTGCCGAAGCTTGAGCACGTGGaacagaaagatatttcaactGTTACATGGTATCCTGTAATAAATGCAATGAGAACCCTGTCGAGTGAAACCCAATTTTACACACGTTTATTAAAGCTTCCTCGATACAATTCATTAATCTTCATTAGCACAACCTCGTATCTTCCTCCCCACAATACAGATAGATCCATGATGCTGGCAAACCCATTCAGGGGTACTAGCCGCAATGGACTTCACAACCATTTCTCTtccgctttttttttctttttcttatataAACGACGGTGTCATGAAGTGTGTTACAAACATTTCTCAACGCGATGCAATGCCGGCATTGGAAGATATCGCTTACATTGAATGcaatgtaataattatatataaaatagaacATTTTGGAATTAACGCTTCAGATCTGTACAACCGAAAAATTATACATTCATCGTGTAtacataatatgtatatatatatataatatatatatctctatttACGTAAATCTATGTAAATGTACATACACGTTAGTTTCTCTGTATCCttataaatacatgtttacagacTGTCGCTCAAACCTCGCGGATGAATAGTTAGGATAGTTGGTCGCATGTAGGTAAACTGTGAATTGCGATCGAAAATGAGAAAAGTAcgttggagagagagagagagagagagagagagagagagagagagagagagagagaaacgaaTTCGATGTTCTACAGATAACTGCAAGTTGTCGTTCAATGAGATACGCAGTGACAAGACTCGTGAGAAAAGAAATTCTCAGATTCAACGAACAAGACGTGCTGCGTTGTCTTATGCACACTTAACAATTGCTCAATGTGTCATTGTTCCTGATCCAGAAACAACCATGCATTCTTCCAACATATAGATGACTTACGTAGAACGCTTCCAAAAATGGTTTGAACACTTCGCACTGTATTTGTTCAAATAAATTGTACTGAACTCTTACACTCAAATAGTACTTTGCGCATTAATTCCAGCACTGTCAATAGAAAATACCTCATGTCCGAGGGAAATGTATTTGGTTAAATTATATAATGCATTGTATGCAAACACAGTGTAAAATATCCAAGCCATGTAACAATTATCCCAAGAAACACTCTGTACAGAATATATTAAACTCGTTTGGTACCGCATAACAGTTTAGCAAAAACGCTTCGTGGTATTTACATAAACGTATCTACGTCATTTTGCTTTCTCGTTTAATTTGCTTGCACTCCCCTTACTAGTATGCGTTAATATCATTACATCAACACCCTATGATGTCTACATTTTGATTAATACGTAACCTTGGTTTATCGTCTTTGATAAGAAAACACGTTTTCCTTCCATCTCATCAGATCCAGACCGATATTGATGATTGGTAAATATTGATATTTTCCAatcaggatatatatatatatatatatatatatatatattgtatacgGTGTCGACAAACATTTGTAAACGTGCACCCCTCATATGTACAATTCACTAATTAAAATCCTTTACATTTCTATCTGCCTTCTTGCCATAAATAATATATCATTATGC is drawn from Andrena cerasifolii isolate SP2316 chromosome 8, iyAndCera1_principal, whole genome shotgun sequence and contains these coding sequences:
- the Oseg5 gene encoding intraflagellar transport protein Oseg5 isoform X1, producing the protein MRFKISSQNRNGHKRLVTCVAWSSAEEIYSCGEDHLLIVWHLEGGTAHSSVVTEFPDDFYATDMQWHPRPNYAVLITKKQSLDVLLITTADGKYHLINKNGRIEKSIDAHKGATTVGRWSSDGSALLTAGEDGLIKVWSRSGMLRSVIVRATFPILSAAWSPDCTTVLYSQGAHLIFQSLNSNSKPRKLLAHDGFILVLCWSHTHGLVVSGGEDCRYKVWDPNGTQLFCSNVCNHPITAVSWSYAGNNFAVGSFNTIKLCDKTGWSHSLEKINAGSIYSIAWSSDSTQVAMACSNGTVLTGHIIDRRLEWNNYEATLVKRKIIEVRNVTNEIRETLDISDRVVQLEFRFDHLVVITPAQCHIYSVKNWNTPAIFDLKNTNVSAVLLAEKHFLLVEWSSVSLYSYQGRLLGTPKWKGMTQERLYPPCVSLCSDTLVIRSQSNEKLLHVLEVAYNKPITETQPYTHLQSIARVVLNHIGGPNDRQVALIDVNKDLFLISIRTTGFGRVCKIAAMAQDIEWAADANVLAAMLDATLSVWLCPNCVHYSDRKIIRKTRIDKESSEFGKQPSIASVYNGMVMVRRGDGALVASSFYTFFISLHQHILNKRWKEALSLCRIAQNEILWTCMAVMATDNKELSAAEEAYAAIWRFDKVDYIQYIKGLPSKTERLAEMALLSGDLLTAEGILLQNGLVGEAIRINIEVYNWNRYFFVSSYLNVIEAIYRLLILLFSFRALELAIRHKKQQYEVLDTRRKYLQVINKEETNQSFLAYMANVAKAQDPPEKAPVKLDEVESPEMEVQKHETSDQEMHM
- the Oseg5 gene encoding intraflagellar transport protein Oseg5 isoform X2, encoding MRFKISSQNRNGHKRLVTCVAWSSAEEIYSCGEDHLLIVWHLEGGTAHSSVVTEFPDDFYATDMQWHPRPNYAVLITKKQSLDVLLITTADGKYHLINKNGRIEKSIDAHKGATTVGRWSSDGSALLTAGEDGLIKVWSRSGMLRSVIVRATFPILSAAWSPDCTTVLYSQGAHLIFQSLNSNSKPRKLLAHDGFILVLCWSHTHGLVVSGGEDCRYKVWDPNGTQLFCSNVCNHPITAVSWSYAGNNFAVGSFNTIKLCDKTGWSHSLEKINAGSIYSIAWSSDSTQVAMACSNGTVLTGHIIDRRLEWNNYEATLVKRKIIEVRNVTNEIRETLDISDRVVQLEFRFDHLVVITPAQCHIYSVKNWNTPAIFDLKNTNVSAVLLAEKHFLLVEWSSVSLYSYQGRLLGTPKWKGMTQERLYPPCVSLCSDTLVIRSQSNEKLLHVLEVAYNKPITETQPYTHLQSIARVVLNHIGGPNDRQVALIDVNKDLFLISIRTTGFGRVCKIAAMAQDIEWAADANVLAAMLDATLSVWLCPNCVHYSDRKIIRKTRIDKESSEFGKQPSIASVYNGMVMVRRGDGALVASSFYTFFISLHQHILNKRWKEALSLCRIAQNEILWTCMAVMATDNKELSAAEEAYAAIWRFDKVDYIQYIKGLPSKTERLAEMALLSGDLLTAEGILLQNGLVGEAIRINIEVYNWNRYFFVSSYLNVIEAIYRLLILLFSFRALELAIRHKKQQYEVLDTRRKYLQVINKEETNQSFLAYMANVAKAQLRQTLFSPGPP
- the Oseg5 gene encoding intraflagellar transport protein Oseg5 isoform X3, which produces MRFKISSQNRNGHKRLVTCVAWSSAEEIYSCGEDHLLIVWHLEGGTAHSSVVTEFPDDFYATDMQWHPRPNYAVLITKKQSLDVLLITTADGKYHLINKNGRIEKSIDAHKGATTVGRWSSDGSALLTAGEDGLIKVWSRSGMLRSVIVRATFPILSAAWSPDCTTVLYSQGAHLIFQSLNSNSKPRKLLAHDGFILVLCWSHTHGLVVSGGEDCRYKVWDPNGTQLFCSNVCNHPITAVSWSYAGNNFAVGSFNTIKLCDKTGWSHSLEKINAGSIYSIAWSSDSTQVAMACSNGTVLTGHIIDRRLEWNNYEATLVKRKIIEVRNVTNEIRETLDISDRVVQLEFRFDHLVVITPAQCHIYSVKNWNTPAIFDLKNTNVSAVLLAEKHFLLVEWSSVSLYSYQGRLLGTPKWKGMTQERLYPPCVSLCSDTLVIRSQSNEKLLHVLEVAYNKPITETQPYTHLQSIARVVLNHIGGPNDRQVALIDVNKDLFLISIRTTGFGRVCKIAAMAQDIEWAADANVLAAMLDATLSVWLCPNCVHYSDRKIIRKTRIDKESSEFGKQPSIASVYNGMVMVRRGDGALVASSFYTFFISLHQHILNKRWKEALSLCRIAQNEILWTCMAVMATDNKELSAAEEAYAAIWRFDKVDYIQYIKGLPSKTERLAEMALLSGDLLTAEGILLQNGLVGEAIRINIEVYNWNRALELAIRHKKQQYEVLDTRRKYLQVINKEETNQSFLAYMANVAKAQDPPEKAPVKLDEVESPEMEVQKHETSDQEMHM